Sequence from the Maribellus comscasis genome:
TGAAAAAAGAATTGAGAAATTGAATAGTAAACCCAATACTTTAGTAAAAAATATCTTCACAACATTCCTGCTCACTTTTACAAATCCGCTCGTTGTTTTTTTACACATTGGGATATTTACCGCTTTTGGAGTTATTTTGCATGTTGCACGTCTCAATCAGGCCATTTTTATTCTTGCGGGCTTTTTTGTTGGCGCAGTTTTCTGGTGGTTTATTTTAACCGGATTTGTTAGCTTGTTAAAGAACAGGATCAATACAAAAATTTATTTTTGGTTTAACAAAATAGCCGGAGCGGCAATTGTTATCGTTGTTCTGGTTTCTCTGACAATTGTACTAATCCGTAATATCGGAATCTGAAGAAAGGAACATCAACGGAGTGGAGAATCGGGTTCGCTGGCAAACATTCTGTACATCACACCATCGACCAAATCAGCCCACATTTTAGCCATAAAAACGGTAAGCTTCCCTTCCACTACAGTCAGGATAATTTTCCGTCTTCTTCTTTTTACCGCCCTGTATATGTGACCAGCACATTCCTCTGCCGACATCATTTTATTTTCATCCCGGGGTGTTTCTCCCTGCTGCCGGCCATCGGCTACCAACGCCGATTTGCGTATTTCGGAAGAAGTAAAGCCCGGAGCAGCAACAAGTACGTGTAATCCCGAACGCCGGTTTTCGACCCGAACTGTATCTAAAAAACCACGTACGGCAAATTTTGATGCTGAATAACCTGTTCTCCCCGGTAAACCGACATAACCACCTACCGAAATAACA
This genomic interval carries:
- a CDS encoding SDR family oxidoreductase, whose amino-acid sequence is MQNKVVVITGASSGIGKALAQKYAAEGWDLVLAARRIERLHALEKELKNTNILSVKTDVSLVDDCKNLIDKAIERFGKIDVLINNAGISMRAIFENVELSVLHKTMDVNYWGTVYCTKFALPHLLESKGSLVGVISVGGYVGLPGRTGYSASKFAVRGFLDTVRVENRRSGLHVLVAAPGFTSSEIRKSALVADGRQQGETPRDENKMMSAEECAGHIYRAVKRRRRKIILTVVEGKLTVFMAKMWADLVDGVMYRMFASEPDSPLR
- a CDS encoding LysE family translocator, which codes for MIFEFIVKGIIIGFLSSLPVGPISILIIQRTIGNSRNSGFYSGIGAATSDTVYATVAGFSLSIIIDFIRVNEIYLKIGGSMVLILLGIVIFFNHPEKRIEKLNSKPNTLVKNIFTTFLLTFTNPLVVFLHIGIFTAFGVILHVARLNQAIFILAGFFVGAVFWWFILTGFVSLLKNRINTKIYFWFNKIAGAAIVIVVLVSLTIVLIRNIGI